A genome region from Cryptococcus neoformans var. neoformans B-3501A chromosome 8, whole genome shotgun sequence includes the following:
- a CDS encoding hypothetical protein (HMMPfam hit to Aldo_ket_red, Aldo/keto reductase family, score: 21.4, E(): 1.1e-10) encodes MYGTAWKKERTAELVCQAVKAGFRGIDTACQPKHYREDLVGQAIKSLISEGVVKREELYIQTKFTSVDGQDPSLPLPYDPSSPIEEQVKQSFETSLKNLGVEYLDAVVLHSPLKSREDTLKAYLTLSRFFSTKQIRHLGISNCYDPLLLQWLIDSVAEYSSKHQEEPEVKVGIVQNRWYEGNGWDWDVYDICRAHGIRYQSFWTLTGSPTLLKQPFLINLAAKYGLTPEQTVYKLCQLWDITPLCGTSSLAHAKEAVSVENATGLMSSTEEVVELWNAMGGRYKEGSH; translated from the exons ATGTACGGTACTGCTTG gaagaaggagagaacaGCGGAGCTGGTGTGTCAAGCTGTAAAAGCGGGATTCAGAGGCATTGATACGGCCTGTCAACCAAAG CATTATAG GGAAGATTTAGTTGGACAGGCTATTAAAAGCCTGATCAGCGAGGGTGTGGTGAAGCGGGAAGAATTATATATTCAAACCAA ATTCACGAGCGTAGACGGGCAAGACCCATCCCTGCCATTACCGTACGACCCCTCATCTCCTATCGAGGAGCAGGTGAAACAATCGTTTGAAACGTCGTTGAAGAATCTCGGAGTGGAATATCTTGATGCTGTTGTGTTACACTCGCCTTTAAAGAGTCGGGAG GACACACTGAAAGCTTacctcaccctctcccGGTTCTTTTCTACAAAACAAATAAGACATCTTGGAATATCCAATTGTTACGATCCTTTGCTTTTGCAATGGTTGATCGACAGCGTGGCGGAGTATTCTTCAAAGCATCAGGAAGAGCCGGAGGTGAAGGTTGGAATAGTGCAGAATCGATGGTATGAGGGGAATGGGTGGGATTGGGATG TATACGATATCTGCCGAGCGCATGGTATTCGATATCA ATCGTTCTGGACCCTAACCGGCTCACCCACATTGCTCAAACAGCCTTTCTTGATCAACCTCGCTGCAAAATATGGGTTGACCCCTGAGCAGACTGTTTATAAGCTTTGTCAGCT ATGGGACATAACTCCTTTATGTGGtacctcctccttggcaCATGCAAAAGAAGCTGTATCGGTGGAGAATGCGACAGGATTAATGTCCTCGACGGAAGAAGTGGTGGAATTATGGAATGCCATGGGGGGAAGGTACAAAGAAGGTAGCCATTAA
- a CDS encoding hypothetical protein (Match to ESTs gb|CF193213.1|CF193213, gb|CF192713.1|CF192713; HMMPfam hit to Lectin_leg-like, Legume-like lectin family, score: 263.6, E(): 3.2e-76) — MRRNPTLSLLSLTALTAISGVNAAESEDSLASVIERTVPLRTHSLAAPYVDTDLQNRWWDFGGDTIINTNKHVRLTQDKPSQSGWLWARMPLSVSNWQIDVEFKVDGKAHNIFGDGWAFWLTSDRAKQGPVFGSVDWFKGIGIFFDTYANSKHAYTFPRVSAMLGDGKTSYDHDRDNEANEIGGCSENFRRRGDVPTKARLTYVKGRALQLKLQTKKSDEWKICFETNVDLPESPYIGFSAATGDVSDDHDIVAVNTYSLTLKPEYRASKSSSDSKSKSKSDGKQAAMNANTNGMSGKGRKEVKSGGTGWFMFILKVIGVLAFIAFAVAAFKTYNEQQKSKRHW; from the exons ATGCGCCGAAATCCGACTCTATCTCTCCTTTCACTCACAGCACTTACAGCCATCTCAGGCGTGAATGCCGCCGAATCAGAAGATTCTCTGGCGTCCGTCATCGAGCGGACTGTCCCTCTTCGCACCCATTCCTTGGCCGCGCCCTATGTCGATACTGATCTACAGAACCGGTGGTGGGATTTCGGTGGGGATACTATTATT AATACAAACAAACATGTCCGCCTCACCCAAGACAAACCTTCCCAGTCCGGCTGGCTTTGGGCTCGCATGCCTCTCTCTGTATCCAACTGGCAAATCGATGTCGAGTTCAAAGTTGATGGCAAGGCGCACAATATCTTTGGAGATGGTTGGGCATTTTGGTTGACTTCTGACCGGGCGAAGCAGGGGCCGGTTTTTGGAAGTGTGGATTGGTTCAAGGGGATTGGTATTTTCTTTGATAC TTACGCAAACTCGAAACATGCTTACACTTTCCCTCGAGTAAGCGCAATGCTAGGCGACGGCAAGACGTCGTATGACCACGATCGGGATAACGAGGCGAATGAGATTGGGGGCTGCTCAGAAAACTTTAGGAGGAGAGGGGATGTCCCGACAAAGGCAAGATTGACCTATGTCAAGGGCAGAGCTCTACAG CTTAAATTACAAACCAAAAAGTCGGACGAGTGGAAAATCTGTTTTGAAACGAACGTGGATCTTCCAGAAAGTCCTTACATTGGGTTCTCAGCTGCTACCGGAGATGTTAGCGACGATCACGA TATCGTCGCGGTAAACACCTATTCTCTCACTCTCAAACCCGAATACCGCGCATCCAAATCCAGCTCTGACTCTAAGTCTAAGTCTAAGTCTGATGGAAAGCAAGCAGCTATGAACGCGAACACCAATGGGATGAGCGGTAAAGGTCGAAAGGAAGTGAAGAGCGGTGGTACTGGATGGTTCATGTTTATCCTGAAG GTCATTGGTGTGTTGGCATTCATCGCTTTTGCTGTAGCCGCTTTC AAGACGTACAACGAGCAACAGAAGTCGAAGAGACATTGGTAA
- a CDS encoding hypothetical protein (HMMPfam hit to GST_C, Glutathione S-transferase, C-terminal domain, score: 38.8, E(): 1.5e-08), with amino-acid sequence MTASSLPSSPIPSPRRPESFPPEATTVTPKLHLFTAATPNGYKPSILLEELHDAYPDNPEIVYDFTQLRFDHTDQKKPEFLKINPNGRIPALVDDSVEGGHSVFESASILLWLVERYDKEYKFWFKDPLQRSKALSWIFFAHGGVGPMQGQANHFFRYAPEKIPYGIKRYQDETARLYSVLESQLAKSDSQGYLVGGKFSVADINVFPWVRSYSWAGVDITPFPNVAKWLERIEARPATYKGLGVPERRKGKRSKEEEEEDAREASKWVMDGQKK; translated from the exons ATGACCGCCTCCTCTTTGCCGTcctctcccatcccttctccccgCCGTCCGGAGTCCTTCCCCCCTGAAGCCACCACCGTTACACCCAAGTTGCACCTCTTCACAGCTGCTACCCCCAACGGATACAAACCCTCTATCCTTCTTGAAGAGCTCCACGATGCGTATCCCGACAACCCCGAGATTGTATATGATTTCACACAGTTGAGATTCGACCATACCGATCAGAAGAAACCAGAGTTCTTGAAGATCAACCCAAATGGGCGAATTCCGGCGCTTGTGGATGATAGTGTGGAAGGTGGGCACAGTGTATTCGAAAGCGCGAGTATTTTGTTATGGCTGGTTGAGAGGTATGATAAAGAATACAAGTTTTGGTTCAAAGACCCGCTCCAGAGGAGTAAGGCGTTGAGCTGGATCTTTTTTGCCCATGGCG GTGTCGGACCTATGCAAGGTCAAGCCAACCACTTCTT CCGATACGCCCCCGAAAAGATCCCATACGGTATCAAACGCTACCAAGATGAAACGGCCCGACTTTACTCTGTCCTCGAAAGTCAACTCGCCAAATCTGATAGCCAAGGATACCTCGTCGGAGGTAAATTCTCTGTGGCCGATATCAATGTGTTCCCTTGGGTCCGATCTTACTCCTGGGCCGGTGTTGATATTACACCTTTCCCAAATGTGGCCAAATGGTTAGAAAGGATTGAAGCGAGGCCAGCAACATATAAGGGTTTGGGTGTGCCTGAGAGgcggaagggaaagagaagtaaggaggaagaggaggaggatgccAGGGAGGCTTCAAAATGGGTCATGGATGGGCAGAAGAAGTAA
- a CDS encoding hypothetical protein (HMMPfam hit to HATPase_c, Histidine kinase-, DNA gyrase B-, and HSP90-like ATPase, score: 60.7, E(): 3.8e-15) — MSKFKISSALWDKIYHFASFPQTGVSLQQMILFGQNPSQGTLLKASQFLSEELPIRLSHRVVELEGLPDGLNKMTSINIVKEWYAQSFDELVSFPRPRLKPELEDILRIPPAPTQPFPSATPNPSLDPLMREGPVGSGFVSERHIGTGGNGIGVGKRLRIPIERRYFSPPPPTIIYPPEVHDYNEKFTQLLQVIKHRHDPTVTTVAQGVLEWKRMQKTSVIGTPIQEFLDRFYMSRIGIRFLIGQHIALNTLPPHPDYVGIICTRAVHNARYVCEEHYALFKSPNIKLVCPPNLTFPYIPGHLSHICFELLKNSLRAVVERYGVDNDDEYPPIKVVVVEGREDITIKISDEGGGIPRSAIPHIWTYLYTTMSDEGLEDTIQGSDFKAPMAGFGYGLPLSRLYARFFGGDLRLISMDGYGTDVYISLNKLSSR, encoded by the exons ATGTCGAAGTTCAAGATCTCTTCCGCATTATGGGACAAAATCTACCATTTTGCGTCTTTCCCTCAAACTGGAG TTTCTCTTCAACAGATGATCCTCTTCGGTCAAAATCCATCTCAAGGAACGCTCCTCAAAGCTTCACAATTCCTTTCAGAAGAATTACCAATAAGACTATCTCATAGAGTGGTAGAGCTCGAAGGTCTTCCAGATGGACTTAATAAGATGACCAGTATAAATATCGTCAAGGAATGGTACGCGCAAAGTTTTGAT GAACTGGTATCTTTTCCAAGGCCAAGACTCAAGCCCGAGCTTGAAGACATTTTACGCATCCCGCCAGCTCC TACCCAACCATTCCCCTCTGCCACTCCCAACCCCTCACTCGACCCTCTCATGCGCGAAGGACCAGTAGGATCTGGATTTGTCTCTGAAAGACATATAGGTACGGGGGGCAATGGTATAGGAGTTGGCAAAAGGCTAAGAATACCTATCGAACGGAG GTATTTTTCACCCCCTCCGCCGACTATAATTTATCCACCTGAAGTTCACGACTACAACGAGAAATTCACCCAGCTCCTTCAAGTTATCAAACATCGACATGATCCGACTGTGACTACAGTCGCGCAAGGCGTCTTAGAATGGAAAAGGATGCAGAAAACAAGCGTGATTGGGACGCCGATACAAGAGTTTTTGGATAGATTTTACATGAGTAGGATTGGGATCAGGTTCTTAATCGGACAAC ATATTGCGTTAAACACTCTCCCACCTCATCCTGATTATGTTGGTATAATCTGCACAAGAGCAGTAC ATAACGCCCGCTACGTCTGCGAAGAACACTATGCCCTTTTCAAATCCCCGAACATCAAACTCGTCTGCCCACCGAACCTCACATTCCCTTATATCCCAGGTCATCTTTCTCACATCTGTTTTGAGCTCCTCAAAAACTCTTTGCGTGCGGTGGTAGAGCGATACGGCGTTgacaatgatgatgagtaTCCTCCGATCAAAGTGGTTGTAGtggaagggagggaggatATTACGATCAAAATCTCtgatgaaggtggtggGATTCCGAGAAGCGCTATACCGCACATTTGGAC TTACCTATACACAACGATGAGCGACGAAGGTCTCGAAGATACCATTCAAGGCTCGGACTTTAAAGCTCCCATGGCAGGATTTGG CTAtggccttcctctttctcgtcTC TACGCTCGATTTTTTGGAGGTGATCTGAGGCTGATCTCCATGGATGGGTACGGCACCGACGTTTACATCTCTCTCAATAAACTTTCATCCAGGTAA